A stretch of the Calditrichota bacterium genome encodes the following:
- a CDS encoding SGNH/GDSL hydrolase family protein, protein MIFQKNQTIVFAGDSITDVNRRELPCWPMGQGYAMIAASLLLAKFPERTLRFHNRGVGGDTIRELDARWQEDVLSLEPDWVSVLVGINDVWRFVSGRKDEAVPLDEYAQTYRKLLRRTHDRYGTKFILWEPFFIHPQEDHPFRQILKDYIKTVHQLADEFSARLIQTQVIFDQLLVQKPLDYWTEDSVHPNLAGHGAMARHFLKTVEYEKAD, encoded by the coding sequence ATGATTTTTCAAAAAAACCAAACCATTGTTTTCGCAGGCGACAGTATTACGGACGTTAATCGGCGGGAATTACCCTGCTGGCCAATGGGGCAGGGGTACGCCATGATTGCGGCATCACTGCTTTTGGCGAAATTCCCGGAACGCACGTTGCGTTTTCATAATCGCGGTGTGGGGGGCGATACGATCCGGGAATTGGATGCCCGTTGGCAGGAGGATGTGCTGTCGTTGGAGCCGGATTGGGTGTCGGTTTTGGTCGGAATTAATGATGTGTGGCGCTTTGTCAGCGGACGAAAGGATGAGGCGGTTCCGTTGGATGAATATGCCCAAACCTACCGGAAGTTGCTTCGCCGGACCCACGACAGGTACGGAACAAAGTTTATCTTGTGGGAGCCTTTCTTTATTCATCCTCAGGAAGATCACCCCTTCCGTCAGATCCTGAAGGATTACATTAAGACCGTTCATCAATTGGCGGACGAATTTTCAGCCAGGCTGATTCAAACTCAGGTCATCTTTGACCAATTGCTTGTACAAAAACCTCTGGACTATTGGACGGAAGATTCGGTTCATCCGAACCTTGCGGGGCACGGGGCCATGGCCAGGCATTTTTTGAAAACAGTCGAATACGAAAAGGCCGATTAA
- a CDS encoding DUF3748 domain-containing protein — MKKLMLLLVVGAILFSCHSRSSQSLWKVRQITFDMDKSHDLDNNLNFSPDDQWLCYDTRPFNGGIADSRTIEKVNVRTGQEVVLYRVKGFVEHEGPGVGAASYFPHKDSVVFIHGPDVVNGLTYRKTRRVGAIVPGTGSETCIWADSRDVTFPFTPGALRGGTHRHEPGGPGDRWIGFTYNDQIMKDYGDRIGKNLDLRTIGVTKLGQVVPVDLDPRGENRIGIGFSVLVVKVVPDPKPGTDEISHAAGDRWIGEAGYLKPDGSRQLARAFIGKLAGGKEEVFVVDIPDDITVPGPDGPLEGTRTSFPMPPKGTVQRRLTHTKSGCRGNVWSNREGSRLSFLSRDKKGTWQIFLMSPLGGKMIQATHFPDGAQSEARWSPDGKFILCAAENRLYLTNVEEGTPDFGRSVPITKTYPTAPANYVWSHKGDLIAFNLPLDKQLQIFIAERGRK; from the coding sequence ATGAAAAAATTAATGTTACTCCTGGTAGTAGGTGCCATTTTATTTTCCTGTCATTCGCGATCTTCGCAATCTCTCTGGAAGGTGCGGCAGATTACCTTTGACATGGACAAAAGCCACGATCTGGACAACAATCTCAATTTTTCTCCCGATGATCAGTGGCTCTGTTATGATACCCGTCCCTTCAACGGCGGCATTGCGGATAGCCGAACGATTGAGAAGGTCAACGTGCGCACCGGACAGGAAGTGGTTTTGTACCGCGTGAAAGGTTTTGTGGAACACGAGGGTCCCGGTGTGGGCGCGGCCAGCTATTTTCCGCATAAAGACAGCGTCGTTTTTATTCACGGGCCGGATGTGGTGAACGGATTAACCTACCGGAAAACCCGTCGCGTGGGAGCCATTGTTCCCGGAACGGGCAGCGAGACCTGCATTTGGGCCGATTCCCGGGATGTGACCTTTCCGTTTACACCCGGTGCCCTTCGCGGAGGCACCCACCGCCACGAGCCCGGCGGTCCGGGTGACCGGTGGATTGGGTTTACGTACAATGACCAGATCATGAAGGACTACGGAGATCGAATCGGGAAGAATCTGGATTTGCGCACGATCGGCGTGACGAAACTGGGTCAGGTGGTCCCGGTTGATCTGGACCCCCGAGGGGAAAACAGAATTGGTATTGGATTTAGCGTGTTGGTTGTGAAAGTGGTTCCCGATCCCAAACCCGGGACAGATGAAATCAGCCATGCCGCAGGTGACCGGTGGATTGGAGAAGCGGGTTACCTGAAGCCCGATGGGTCGCGGCAGCTGGCGCGGGCATTTATCGGGAAACTGGCCGGCGGGAAAGAGGAGGTTTTTGTAGTGGATATTCCCGACGATATTACGGTTCCCGGGCCGGACGGCCCGCTTGAAGGGACGCGCACCTCCTTCCCGATGCCGCCGAAAGGTACGGTGCAGCGGCGGCTCACCCACACGAAATCAGGATGCAGAGGAAATGTGTGGTCCAATCGGGAAGGTTCCCGCCTTTCGTTTTTGAGTCGGGATAAAAAGGGCACATGGCAGATATTCCTCATGTCCCCGCTTGGGGGAAAAATGATTCAAGCCACGCACTTTCCTGATGGGGCTCAGTCCGAAGCCCGGTGGAGTCCCGACGGCAAATTCATCCTCTGTGCGGCCGAAAATCGTTTGTACCTGACGAATGTGGAGGAGGGAACACCCGATTTTGGGCGGTCCGTTCCCATCACAAAAACGTATCCTACGGCTCCGGCAAATTATGTTTGGTCTCACAAGGGGGATCTCATTGCATTTAATCTTCCGCTGGATAAACAATTGCAGATTTTTATTGCGGAGCGCGGCAGAAAATAA
- a CDS encoding sugar phosphate isomerase/epimerase: MNEIGLIVELKETENSFAPLKEFGLSVCQLVNWNDSLWREDVAARVKHDLQQNRVRVSALWAGVPGPREWNFRKGPVTLGLVPPEYRQERVASLKRAADFAAAIGAPAVVTHVGFIPENMTDPEFDNVVQAVREVAATCESKGLEFWFETGQETPVTLLRAIHSVGAQNLGINLDPANLILYGKGNPIDALDVFGSYVKNIHAKDGFYPTDPFELGQEVKVGQGKVNFPEFVKRLKGIGFSGEFIIEREISGEQQKRDIRETIRYLEKLLED, from the coding sequence ATGAATGAAATCGGACTGATTGTTGAGCTAAAAGAAACGGAAAACAGTTTTGCGCCCTTAAAGGAATTCGGGCTTTCGGTGTGCCAGCTGGTGAACTGGAATGACTCGCTCTGGCGGGAAGATGTGGCAGCCCGTGTAAAACACGACCTGCAGCAGAACCGAGTTCGGGTGTCGGCCCTTTGGGCGGGTGTTCCCGGACCCAGAGAATGGAATTTTCGAAAGGGGCCGGTTACACTGGGTCTGGTGCCTCCGGAGTACCGTCAGGAGCGCGTGGCTTCTCTTAAACGGGCGGCTGACTTTGCGGCCGCCATAGGTGCGCCGGCCGTTGTGACCCACGTGGGATTTATCCCCGAAAATATGACCGATCCCGAATTTGACAACGTGGTGCAGGCCGTTCGCGAAGTGGCTGCCACCTGTGAATCCAAAGGGTTGGAGTTCTGGTTTGAAACCGGTCAGGAAACGCCGGTTACCCTTCTCAGGGCCATTCATTCTGTCGGCGCGCAAAATCTGGGAATCAATCTCGATCCGGCCAACCTCATCCTTTACGGCAAGGGGAATCCCATCGATGCCCTGGATGTTTTTGGATCGTATGTGAAAAATATTCATGCGAAGGACGGCTTTTACCCGACGGATCCTTTTGAACTGGGGCAAGAAGTAAAAGTCGGGCAGGGGAAGGTAAATTTCCCCGAATTTGTGAAACGCCTGAAAGGAATTGGATTTTCCGGAGAGTTCATCATCGAGCGCGAAATTTCCGGAGAGCAGCAAAAAAGAGATATTCGGGAAACCATTCGCTATTTGGAAAAACTTCTGGAGGATTAA
- a CDS encoding Gfo/Idh/MocA family oxidoreductase, which translates to MTVRAGFIGVGGISDVHLAYLQTRKDVEIVAMADPDSTHLNHHIQKYGGKGYSDYRDLLRKEELDAVWICTPPQIREEPILESVDRGLAVFCEKPVARSLEQAQKIAAELEKRKGARVQIGYVFRAMPIIEALKQAVADDSIRLVQSFYGSPMSRTMELPAWFYEKEKSGGGLVDQATHNLDLFRYVVGEIPYVKGFAANPAHPKEPGYTIDELISLSFEFENGSLGSHLHTWLGDKWRNEMVFIGEKRMYRIDIWAGELVIEEEWESRSVRQDMDKMYHHENERFLEMVQANDPARNICPFEEGLRTLELVLRCDAALS; encoded by the coding sequence ATGACTGTTCGCGCGGGATTTATTGGGGTTGGGGGAATTTCGGATGTGCACTTGGCGTATCTTCAAACGCGTAAAGATGTTGAAATTGTGGCCATGGCCGATCCCGATTCGACCCATCTGAATCACCATATTCAAAAATACGGAGGAAAGGGATATTCTGATTACCGCGATCTGTTGAGGAAAGAAGAATTGGATGCGGTCTGGATTTGCACCCCTCCTCAAATACGGGAAGAGCCTATTCTGGAATCGGTTGACCGCGGACTGGCCGTCTTTTGCGAAAAGCCCGTAGCACGAAGCCTGGAGCAAGCGCAAAAAATTGCAGCAGAGCTGGAAAAGCGCAAGGGTGCGCGGGTTCAAATCGGCTATGTCTTTCGGGCGATGCCCATAATTGAGGCGCTCAAACAGGCTGTTGCCGATGATTCCATCCGTCTGGTACAATCATTTTACGGAAGTCCCATGTCCCGGACAATGGAGCTCCCGGCCTGGTTTTATGAAAAGGAAAAATCCGGCGGGGGGCTGGTGGATCAGGCCACCCACAATTTGGATCTGTTTCGGTATGTGGTGGGTGAAATTCCTTACGTAAAAGGTTTTGCGGCCAATCCGGCTCATCCGAAAGAGCCCGGATATACGATAGATGAGTTGATTTCCCTCAGTTTTGAATTCGAAAACGGATCCCTTGGAAGCCATTTGCACACCTGGCTGGGCGATAAATGGCGAAATGAGATGGTCTTTATCGGTGAAAAACGAATGTACCGGATCGACATCTGGGCGGGAGAATTGGTTATTGAAGAAGAATGGGAAAGCCGGTCTGTTCGACAGGACATGGACAAAATGTATCATCACGAAAATGAACGTTTTCTGGAAATGGTCCAGGCCAATGACCCGGCACGAAACATTTGTCCGTTTGAAGAAGGATTACGGACACTCGAATTGGTATTGCGCTGTGATGCGGCTTTGAGTTAG
- a CDS encoding TonB-dependent receptor, which produces MAGKTVLKVVLTLVLGVLFSVNLFAGTTGKIAGKVVDKKTGNPLPGVNVIIVGTQMGASTDLKGNYFINNVPVGRYSVKASMIGYTPQIVENVMVSADLTATISFRLEPTVLQVGKPVVVTAERPLVEKDITSTMRIATPEEFMRQPIRTFNGVIANTAGVDGSHFRGGRGNDVAWMVDGLQVDDPLSGGQAVTLSNIAIEEVQVITGGFNAEYGEAMSGVVNVVTKSGGPRLSAFYRYTTDNGASLISNDLDFDFDNHEFSLGGPIPFTNKKIRFFTSAVLNLRGVADPRKLDNQFKQLIDEGYQMPYGLDANGHRVNDFMKLNPKIAKNKYWLNHNHQQRYETTWKFTYNMTPSIQFRFGGFYERNQWERFPFRGTGQTPERSYLWVAENYTDYLRRNSQFYFGISHQINSRTFYEFTINRFKTDFRTGLVDGIWKKDAHGNYLRDSNGNLIVDHKFHWWQDFKFFEPTWKPFDPKEYRDQDWQNPFNPFGVYNNWQTHGASTRRYEQRFLSYYGAKFTLTSQVSQHHQIKTGFEGRLHTAIRHYNSLPWRPDPFRNDYEVHPRIFNAYIQDTAEWPGLIVNAGIRFDYMNPEKEHRSDMMDRFSELVPTKPKWKFSPRLGVSHPITERTVLHFQYGKFFQSPDFLQLYANLDPNVARSYDYIGNPNMKPLKTDAYELGITHQLGLNSKIEITGYFKDMYDLQTVRYIPVVPNPISKYDNRQYGDAKGVDFTFTKRLSNYWGAQITYSLSKARSMAFSTANEFVAGETNPETGVRYYFPERLYPTGYDRTHIFNVNFDFRLPEKSGPKIAGFYPLEKFGINVISRGRSGTPYTRTNYKGETVEERNSSRRPWYFNMDMRITRDFKLFGTDAQIFMEIFNVTNRTNILNVYSYTQDPIETGEIVNEQSFKDGISEGDPTWEWQKVKDLNHDGHISRHEEYLGYLKSFHFLRRTASNFGPPRIIHFGFQINY; this is translated from the coding sequence ATGGCTGGAAAGACAGTTTTAAAAGTCGTCCTGACACTGGTTTTGGGTGTGTTGTTTTCGGTGAATTTATTTGCCGGAACAACTGGAAAAATTGCCGGTAAGGTTGTCGACAAAAAAACCGGCAATCCCTTACCCGGGGTCAACGTAATTATTGTGGGGACACAAATGGGGGCCAGTACGGACCTCAAGGGAAATTACTTTATAAACAATGTCCCTGTTGGAAGATACTCTGTCAAGGCCTCAATGATTGGATACACCCCTCAGATTGTTGAAAATGTAATGGTTTCTGCTGACTTGACTGCAACCATTAGTTTTCGTCTGGAACCGACGGTGCTTCAGGTTGGAAAACCCGTTGTTGTAACGGCGGAACGTCCTCTGGTTGAAAAAGACATTACCTCCACCATGCGAATTGCCACCCCGGAAGAATTCATGCGGCAACCTATTCGAACGTTTAACGGAGTGATTGCAAACACAGCCGGTGTAGATGGTTCGCATTTCCGCGGAGGCAGGGGAAATGATGTGGCCTGGATGGTAGACGGATTGCAGGTGGATGATCCTCTCAGCGGCGGGCAGGCCGTAACATTAAGCAATATTGCGATTGAGGAAGTTCAGGTTATTACCGGCGGATTCAATGCCGAATATGGAGAGGCCATGTCCGGTGTGGTGAATGTCGTGACCAAATCGGGCGGCCCCCGGTTATCGGCCTTCTACCGGTACACTACAGATAATGGTGCCAGCCTGATTTCAAATGATCTGGATTTTGATTTTGACAACCACGAGTTTTCATTGGGCGGTCCCATTCCCTTCACAAATAAAAAGATCCGCTTTTTTACGTCTGCTGTATTAAATCTCCGAGGTGTTGCCGACCCGAGAAAACTGGACAATCAGTTCAAGCAATTAATTGACGAAGGCTACCAAATGCCTTACGGATTGGATGCCAACGGACACCGCGTGAATGATTTTATGAAACTAAATCCAAAAATCGCCAAAAATAAATACTGGCTGAATCACAATCATCAGCAACGGTATGAAACAACTTGGAAATTTACGTATAATATGACGCCGAGCATTCAGTTCCGTTTTGGCGGTTTTTATGAGCGAAATCAATGGGAACGATTCCCGTTCAGGGGAACCGGACAAACACCTGAAAGAAGCTATCTTTGGGTAGCCGAGAATTATACGGACTATTTGCGCAGAAACAGCCAATTCTATTTTGGTATTTCCCATCAAATCAATTCCCGAACATTTTATGAATTTACCATCAACCGATTCAAAACAGATTTTCGAACGGGTTTGGTCGATGGCATCTGGAAAAAGGATGCCCACGGAAATTATTTACGGGATAGTAATGGAAATTTGATCGTCGATCACAAATTCCATTGGTGGCAGGATTTTAAGTTCTTCGAACCCACGTGGAAACCTTTTGATCCCAAGGAATATCGGGACCAGGATTGGCAGAATCCATTCAATCCTTTTGGCGTTTACAACAACTGGCAAACCCACGGCGCCAGCACGCGACGGTACGAACAGCGGTTTTTGAGCTACTACGGAGCCAAATTCACATTGACCAGCCAGGTGTCTCAGCACCATCAGATAAAAACGGGTTTTGAGGGCCGGTTACACACCGCCATTCGCCACTACAATTCACTGCCCTGGCGTCCCGATCCGTTCCGGAACGACTATGAGGTGCATCCACGGATTTTTAACGCTTACATTCAGGATACAGCAGAATGGCCGGGTCTCATCGTAAATGCCGGTATCCGTTTTGACTACATGAATCCCGAAAAAGAGCACCGGTCAGATATGATGGACCGTTTCAGTGAATTGGTCCCCACGAAGCCAAAATGGAAATTTAGTCCCCGGCTGGGTGTTTCCCACCCCATTACTGAAAGAACCGTCCTGCACTTTCAATATGGAAAATTTTTCCAATCTCCTGATTTTCTCCAGTTGTATGCCAATTTGGATCCCAATGTGGCCCGCTCGTATGACTACATTGGAAACCCAAATATGAAGCCTTTAAAAACAGATGCATACGAACTGGGTATTACCCATCAGTTGGGATTAAACAGCAAGATCGAAATTACCGGTTATTTTAAGGATATGTACGATCTGCAAACCGTTCGCTATATTCCGGTGGTGCCCAATCCGATATCCAAATACGACAACCGCCAATACGGCGACGCGAAAGGCGTGGATTTTACCTTCACCAAGCGTCTGAGCAATTATTGGGGTGCCCAGATAACCTACAGTCTCTCAAAGGCAAGAAGCATGGCCTTTTCAACGGCCAATGAGTTTGTAGCGGGCGAGACCAACCCCGAAACCGGCGTTCGGTACTACTTCCCCGAAAGGCTTTATCCCACGGGCTATGACCGGACACACATCTTCAACGTGAATTTTGATTTTCGGCTGCCGGAAAAATCAGGACCGAAAATCGCCGGGTTTTATCCTCTTGAAAAATTCGGTATTAACGTGATTAGCCGCGGCAGAAGCGGAACCCCCTATACCCGAACCAATTATAAGGGGGAAACCGTTGAGGAACGCAATTCGTCACGACGGCCCTGGTATTTTAATATGGATATGCGCATCACCCGTGATTTCAAGCTTTTTGGAACGGATGCCCAGATATTTATGGAAATATTCAACGTAACCAATCGCACAAATATCTTAAATGTGTACAGCTACACACAGGACCCGATTGAAACGGGTGAGATTGTGAATGAACAGAGCTTCAAGGATGGAATCAGTGAAGGCGATCCGACCTGGGAATGGCAAAAGGTCAAGGACTTGAATCACGATGGCCATATCAGCCGGCACGAAGAATATCTGGGTTATCTGAAATCCTTTCATTTCCTGAGACGAACGGCCTCGAACTTTGGGCCTCCGAGAATTATTCATTTTGGATTTCAAATTAATTATTAG